One segment of Vibrio orientalis CIP 102891 = ATCC 33934 DNA contains the following:
- a CDS encoding YciN family protein has protein sequence MSDKKVISQSELLMIANHIIQDHDDYIEGMRTDSVEEKEGVLVFKGNYFLDDNGLPTPKTTAVFNMFKYLAHHLSKEFSLEN, from the coding sequence ATGAGCGACAAAAAAGTCATTTCACAATCAGAACTGTTAATGATTGCTAACCATATCATCCAAGACCATGACGACTACATTGAAGGTATGCGTACAGACAGCGTCGAAGAAAAAGAGGGGGTTTTGGTATTTAAAGGCAACTATTTCCTAGATGACAATGGACTGCCGACACCTAAGACTACCGCTGTGTTCAATATGTTCAAATACCTAGCACACCACTTATCGAAAGAGTTTAGCTTAGAAAACTAA